DNA sequence from the Mangifera indica cultivar Alphonso chromosome 18, CATAS_Mindica_2.1, whole genome shotgun sequence genome:
atatgtGAGTTTGTacataaattaaactttgggtgggaataagttttttggccttctCATAATTATAGAACATGCAAATTATATTGCATTGAAAAGACATAGAAAGCGCCTGACAAATATTTGTGCTCACATGCTTttgaaaatagtaaaattatatatataaatttatgaaaaagatgACACGTAACTGTATGACTATAAAGGGACATGGGCTAACCTGCTTTGAAAGGCAAGGCTTCACCactattttagtaatatatttataatagatgagaaattaaaatatttatatattttaaaattattgttaaattttttattaaatttaaagataaatttttatttaataataatagtattaaaaatattttattttattttattttttatattttaaaaataaatatttaatctctatacttaaattttaaaaactgatttttttttcaaatttttaagttttttctttacctTTCTCTCCTATCACCAATAACCGATGCAACACATTGTTAAACAATGAGTATATTTCAAATCTAGGCTCGTTCTTCATTGGACGATGATGTGTCGTTTAAAAATTATCCTTTAGATGTCTTTGTTTTATTCCTTTACCATTAGTTCACCGTTCTTAGGAGAAAATGACCAAATTATAGATTTGGTATTctaagaaggaaaaataaattttaaaaaatttaattaaagaaagaaatattattttttagattaaaaaatataatataattttaattattttaatattattgataaaataataactgaattctaaaaaaaaattataaatatatcttaataaattaaaatttaaataaatatttaaattttttatttatcgaTGTTATATACAtaccatttttcaaaacttgtttGGAAAATTATCCTTTTCCCTTTCGAAAGGTATGTAAAGACTGGTGATGATATTTCGCAAGTCTTACGGCTAGACAGCACAGAGGCGGTCTCCTGTTTCACAGCACAAACTATAAATCGCCACGCGTCCGTTGCCGCCATTCAAACACGCCTGTACACTCATAGCCGCACAAAATATCCTCTTCCCCTTTCCTCGCTGCCACTCAACTAAACGCTAAACCCAAAACCCGCCGCCTTTAGATCTTCCACTCCTTTTGACCTTGAAAGGATCAGTCTTGGTGCGGAAAAAAAAACGACACAGAAATGAAGATACAGTGCAACGTATGCGAGGCTGCCGAGGCCAAGGTTCTGTGTTGCGCGGACGAGGCCGCGCTCTGTTTTGAGTGTGATGACAAGGTTCACGCTGCGAATAAGCTCGCCAGCAGGCACCAGAGGGTCCCTCTCTCCTCTTCTGCTTCTCAGATGCCCAAGTGCGATATTTGTCAGGTATATTGGGAATATGTTACTGGGAAGGCTAATTGTGTTATATGGGTGTGAGTGGAGTTGAATTGAGGGTTTTGTTTGTACGCTAGTGTTTTATGTTTTGGTTGTTTAGACTAATTGAGGGTGAATAATATATCTGTTGTGGATTATGTTGTCTATCTCTGGTAACTGGATTTGTTGACATTGATTTGTTCTAAGTAATTATATTATGAGGTTTTGATGGGCATACAAGTAGTGTAATGACTATCGAGGATTGAATTTTACAAGTTCTATAAATATGTCTTTTTGCATCTGAAGTGTGTTTGATAGCTGCAACTGGTTTCGATGTGAAAAATTTTCTGGGTTGTTGATGTTTTGCGCTAATATTGTGGAAATcctttaaaatatgtattatctTTAAGTAAcgaaattttattgttattaggCCAAGAAGCATggtttaattgttttcttaaagAGAGAGAAGTTATCATcaagtattaaaatttagaCATTAGACAAAATGGAAAACAATGTGTTCATTTTTTAAGCTGGTTAAGTTCTAACTCCTACTGAAAATAAATTGAGAAGAGACTTGAATGTTGGCTGACAATGACATGATTTTGCTATAACTTCCAAAGACATATGGATATATGTATATGGACCAAGTGTTGTATGGTTTAATTGACTTTGTTGTATTTGTTGATTTTGACTTTTCAAATAGATGTATTCTTCATGTTAATTGACTATTGAGAATGTAACCACACCTTGCAGGAAACAGCTggccttttcttttgtttacaaGATCGGGCCTTACTCTGCAGGAAATGTGATGTTGCCATACACACTGCAAATTCTTTTGTGTCTGCTCATCAGAGATTTTTGCTTACTGGGGTGAAAGTAGGTCTTGAAGCAGCTGACCTTGGTGCATCTTCATCTACAGTCAAGTCAACTTCTGGGGAGAAAATTTCAGAAACCAAATCCCACTCAATGTCTAGATGGAGCAACCTGATGCCATTGGCTGGTGAATGCAAAGATGTTTTACCTGCAAACACTGGTGGAATTGGGGATTGTGAGACAACAAGAGTATTGTTTGCTGGGGGTTCTACCACTGAAAGCATACCATTGTGGCAAGTGGATGAATTTCTTAGTCTTCCtgaattttctcaaaattatggTTTCGTGGATAATGGATCATCTAAGGTATGCTTATTTTCTTTAtacaagtaatatatcatttgacATTAGAGTGGAGGtcaactttttatattaataggTTTGTTGCTTCATGAATAACAAAAGTTGTTTACACTAAAATGTTTGTCAAAAGGTATCCCTAATGCTGACATTGGTATCACAGAGTGTTGACTCAAATACACATCACTTTCTCTTGCATCAATGGTTCATGGTGAGGTCATGCCTTGTGGACATGGAAGAAGCTCTGGCAGGACTGGAGTTGGCTCCATGGTCTGGTGGTGACATCACTGTGTTTGCTGGTAGAGATTTTGCATTGTGACAGTGAATATTGTAGGTAGCATCTAGGTCAATCTGCCAATGGCATTGTAGCAACAATGTAGTGATAAATCTGGTTGATAACAACTCAAACTGTGAGGTAAACTCTTGAAGCGGTAATAAATTAGTCTGCTCTATAGTTTGTAGTGATACCTTGTGTCTGGTTGGATCTGTTTCCGTTTGAAGGTTAAAATTGGAATAGAGAACCCTTTTAACCTTTCTATAAAAAAACCTTtcttttgtatatgtatattttttaatttgaaaaaacaatcaAGGCTTTACTTGCATACTTTTCATAGGCTTATGTTGTCTGCCTTGGTTCTGGGGCTCATGTGTTAATGATGAATTACACATTTTTGAGTTATTAGCATTACCCTATGGCTTCTGAAGTTTTCTTTCTTGTTGATAACATGCATCCACTCGCAcgtaaacacacacacacacacatgtagGCCACAGTCTTAACTTCTCTGCATTGTTAAGATCATCCTGGTTCCAGATCATGTTAATGTTGATAATAAACCTATTATAGATCTGAAGTGGATATAGGGCATCCTTTATGGTGCATGCAGGCATATTTCCATGCCATGTCCTTGACCTTCGGTCGCATTGCAACTTTGAAGTGTTCTTGTGTTCCTGGTATTAGACCCAGAAAGGAATCAATCGACCTAACCACTCAACagtaataactttattatttattcccTTTAGCACCTAGTATATTGACATTTTCGTCCATTATCTACAGCTGATACAGCTGACAACTGTGATTATTTTCTGCTGTGTATTTCCAGACTGATACTGGCAAGCGTGGAGACTCCGACAGCTCCCCAATCTTAAGATCCTCTGAGGAAGAGCTAGACGATGATGAGTGCTTGGGTCAGGTGCC
Encoded proteins:
- the LOC123201399 gene encoding B-box zinc finger protein 22-like isoform X3; amino-acid sequence: MKIQCNVCEAAEAKVLCCADEAALCFECDDKVHAANKLASRHQRVPLSSSASQMPKCDICQETAGLFFCLQDRALLCRKCDVAIHTANSFVSAHQRFLLTGVKVGLEAADLGASSSTVKSTSGEKISETKSHSMSRWSNLMPLAGECKDVLPANTGGIGDCETTRVLFAGGSTTESIPLWQVDEFLSLPEFSQNYGFVDNGSSKAYFHAMSLTFGRIATLKCSCVPGIRPRKESIDLTTQQLILASVETPTAPQS
- the LOC123201399 gene encoding B-box zinc finger protein 22-like isoform X1; translation: MKIQCNVCEAAEAKVLCCADEAALCFECDDKVHAANKLASRHQRVPLSSSASQMPKCDICQETAGLFFCLQDRALLCRKCDVAIHTANSFVSAHQRFLLTGVKVGLEAADLGASSSTVKSTSGEKISETKSHSMSRWSNLMPLAGECKDVLPANTGGIGDCETTRVLFAGGSTTESIPLWQVDEFLSLPEFSQNYGFVDNGSSKTDTGKRGDSDSSPILRSSEEELDDDECLGQVPESSQAVPQIPSPPTASGLYWPKSSTSSLYDTAAFVPDIYSSTVQDTRCHQLYGPAKRLRWEL
- the LOC123201399 gene encoding B-box zinc finger protein 22-like isoform X2, which encodes MKIQCNVCEAAEAKVLCCADEAALCFECDDKVHAANKLASRHQRVPLSSSASQMPKCDICQETAGLFFCLQDRALLCRKCDVAIHTANSFVSAHQRFLLTGVKVGLEAADLGASSSTVKSTSGEKISETKSHSMSRWSNLMPLAGECKDVLPANTGGIGDCETTRVLFAGGSTTESIPLWQVDEFLSLPEFSQNYGFVDNGSSKSVDSNTHHFLLHQWFMVRSCLVDMEEALAGLELAPWSGGDITVFAGIFPCHVLDLRSHCNFEVFLCSWY
- the LOC123201399 gene encoding B-box zinc finger protein 22-like isoform X4 encodes the protein MKIQCNVCEAAEAKVLCCADEAALCFECDDKVHAANKLASRHQRVPLSSSASQMPKCDICQETAGLFFCLQDRALLCRKCDVAIHTANSFVSAHQRFLLTGVKVGLEAADLGASSSTVKSTSGEKISETKSHSMSRWSNLMPLAGECKDVLPANTGGIGDCETTRVLFAGGSTTESIPLWQVDEFLSLPEFSQNYGFVDNGSSKSVDSNTHHFLLHQWFMVRSCLVDMEEALAGLELAPWSGGDITVFAD